A region of the Variovorax sp. 54 genome:
CATCGCCTGCAGCACGCGCTGGTAGGCGCGAACCAGGCGCTGCGCGGTCGTGGCGTCGAACAGGTCGGTGTTGTATTCGAGCCGCCCGCGCACGCCGCGCGGGTCGATGTAGAAGTCCAGCGACAGGTCGAACTTGGCGCCCGCGTCGTCGAACTCTTCGAGCTCGGCACGCACGCCCGCGAAATCGAGCGCGACGGCCTCACCGGCCATCTGCACACCGAACATGGCCTGGAACAGCGGGCTGCGCGCGGGGTCGCGGCGGTCCTTGCGGCTGGCCAGCAGCACTTCGAACGGCAGGTCGGCGTGGTCGAGCGCGGCCAGTGCGTCGGTGCGCACCTGCCGGCACACCTCGCGCAGCGTGCGCCGGGGCGCGAGCCGCGCGCGGAACACCTGCGTCGTGATGAAGAAGCCCAGCAGATCCTGTACCTCTTCGCGGTGGCGCCCGGCGTTGGGCACGCCGATGGCGAAATCGTCCTGCCCGCTGCAGCGCGACAGCAGCACCTGCCAGGCCGCGAGCAGCACGACAAAGGGCGTGCAGCGTTCGGCGCGGCAGAACTTCTGCAGCGCCACCGCCAGCGCCGGCGGCAGCTCGAAACCGAGCGCGGTGCCGGCGAAGGTCTGCTGCGCGGGGCGCGCGCGGTCGGTCGGCAAATCGAGCGACGGCACCTCGTCGCCGAGGTGGCGGTTCCAGTGCGCGAGCTGCGGTGCGAGCGCCCCGCCCTGCACGCGGGCGCGCTGCCACACGGCGAAGTCGGCGTACTGCACGGGCAGCGGCGGCAGCTGCACCGGGCCGTCGCTGCGCAGCGCCAGCGCGTAGGCCGCGCCGAGGTCGCGCGCCAGGATCGGGTTCGACCAGGCGTCGGACACGATGTGGTGCAGGCAGACGGTCAGCACGTGCCGGTCGTCGGCCAACTTCGCGAGTCGTGCGATCAATGCGGGCGCGCGGCCCAGGTCGAACACATGCGTCGCGGTGCGGCGCACGAGCGCGTCGACAGCGGCTTTCTGTGCGTCTGCGCCCTGGTCCGAGAGGTCGATGCGCTCCAGCGTGAACGGCACTTCGGCCTGCACCACCTGCATCGGCACGCCGTCGTGTTCGACGAAGTGCGTGCGCAGGATGGCGTGGCACGCAATGACCGCCTGGAACGCACGTGCCAGCGCCTCGGCGTCGAGCGCGCCGGTCAGCCGGAACACGCGCGGCAGGTTGTAGGCCGTGAGCCCGGGCTCGAGCTTCTGCAGGAAGCACAGCTGCTCCTGCGCGTACGACAGCGGCACCGCCTGGCCGTCGTGCACGGTGCGGGTGATCTCGTCCATGGCGATGCTCATGCGGCCTCGCCCACGGATTCGTCGGCCAGGTCGCGCTGCCGGTGCGTCTGCGCCATCTGTTCGAGCGCGACGGCGTCGGCACTGGCCTCGCGCAACACGGCGGCGAGCGCCGCGGGCGTCGGGTGGTCGAACACCACGCCGGCCGCCACCTCGACCTGCAGCAGCTTGCGGATGCGCGCCACCAGCTTGATGACCTGCAGCGAGTGGCCGCCGAGTTCGAAGAAGTCGTCTTCCACGCCGACCGGGCCGCTGCCCAGCAGCGTGGCCATGCCGTCGGCGAGCAGCGCTTCGAGCGCGTCGCGCGGCGCGGCGATGGTGCGCTGTGGCCCTTCGGCCGGGGCCGATGCCGACGCCGCCAGCGCGCGCCGGTCGATCTTGCCGTTCGGCAGGCGCGCAAACGCGCTCACCGCCGTGCAGCTCGCGGGCACCATGTGCGCGGGCAGCAGCGCGGCGAGTTCTTCGCGCAGCGCGCGGCCGTCGGCCGCCTCGCTGTCGGCGACGAAGAAGGCGGCGAGCGTGGCCGCACCGGCCGCATCGGGCACGGCCAGCACGACCGCCTGTCGCACGCCGGGCCGCGCCAGCAACGCCGCCTCGACCTCGGCCGGCTCGACGCGGTAGCCGTGGACCTTCACCTGGTGGTCGGCGCGCCCCGCGAGGCGCAGCCCGCCTTCGGGCAGCACCCACGCGAGGTCACCTGTGCGGTAGAGCCGCTCACCCGCGTGGAACGGATCGGCGACGAACGCGTCGGCGTTCGTGCGGTTCAGGTAGCCGCGGCACAGCTGCGCACCGCCGATGTAGACCTCGCCCAGCCCACCGGCCGGCACGAGGCCGCGCGACGCATCGAGCACGCGCACGCGGTTGTTCGCGAGCACGCGCGTCAGCGGCAGTTGCTCGGGCACGGGCGCGCCGGGTTCGACGGCATGCACCATGACGCCGACCGTGGCCTCGGTCGGCCCGTAGTGGTTGTAGACGGCACACTGCGGCGCCAGCCGCGCGATGCGCTCGACCAGCGCGCGCGGCGCGGCCTCGCCGCCCAGCACCAGCGTGCGCGGCAGGCAGGGCGCGGCGCTTTCGAGCAGCGCTTCGAGGTGCGAGGGCACGATCTTCAGCGCGTCGATGGCGTGTGCGCGCATGAAGCGCGCGAAGGCCTCGGCGTCTTTCGCCTCGTGCGGCGCCGCCACGACGAGGCAGGCGCCGTTGTAGAACGCGCCGACCAACGCGGTGTTGCCCAGGTCGGCCGCCACCGAGCTGGTGAGCGCCCAGCGGCGGCAGGTGTCGAGCTGCATCGCCGCCGAAGCGGCGGCCACGTAGTTCTGCAGCTGGCCCTGCTCGACGGCCACGCCCTTGGGTGTGCCGGTGGAGCCGGAGGTGTAGAGCACGTAGGCGAGGTCGCTCGGTGCGGCGATCTGCGATGCGCCTTGCGCTTCGGGCAACGTGACCGCATCGGGCAATGCCGCGTCGATGGTGAACACCGGCTGCGCATCGGCCAGCACCGCCGCGCGGCGCGCCTCGGGCCAGTCGGGGTCGAGCGGCAGGTAGGCGGCGCCCGCGCGCCAGACGGCGAGGATCGCCACCGGCAGGTCGAGCGCGCGCGGCAGGTTCACCGCGACGATGGCGCCGGGTGTCACGCCCTGCCCTTGCAGCCAGTGGGCGACGCGGCCGATGCGCTGGTCGAGTTCGCGGTAGTTCAGGCGCTGGTCGCCTGCTTCGAGTGCGGGCGCTTCGGGCGTCTCGATCGCCCAGTGGGCGATACGTTGCGTGACGGTCTGCGAGCCGACATCGGCCACGGCTTCCTGCGATTGCAGCAACAGCTCGCGCTCGCGCGCGCCGACCAGCGGCAGCGCGCCGAGCGCGGTGTCGGGGCGTTCGACGACGGCGTCCAGCAGGCAGAGGTACTGCATCAGCAGGCGCTGCGCCGCCCCCTCGCTGTGGCGCGTCGCATCGGCATGCACCGACAGCGCAGCACCATCGATGTCCCATGCAACCTGCAAGGCGAGTTCGAAAGCCGACAGCGGTCCGGGCAGCGCAGCCAGTTGCCATTGCAGATCGACGCCGTGGCGGCGCGGCCGTTCGTGGCAAGCGAAGCCAACCGCGAGATGCGCGGCGATAGGCGGTGCGTCGACGGTCCAGTACTCCTGCGCCTCGACATGCGCGGCCAGCGTGCCGTCGATGTTGTCGAACCAGTCGGCAAAGCGCGTCTCGGGCGCGGTCTCGACGATGAGCGGCAGCACCTTGTCGAACACGCCGACCGCGCCCTGCATCGGCGGGTAGTCGCGGCGGCAGTCGTGCTGCCAACCGGCGGCGAAGCGGCCGGTGCCGTCCAGGCGCGCGAGCAGCAGCCACCAGACGGCCTGCAGCAGCGTGTCGGGCTGCGCGCCCAGCGTGTCGGCGCAGGCGGCGATGCGACCTGCAAAACCGGCGTCGATGGATTCTTCGGCCTGCACCCGCGCAGCCTGTTGCGCGACAGCAGCTTGCCGCCCCACGAGGCGTGGCGGCGTGAGCGTGGTGGCCTGCGCGAGGTAGCGCTGCCAGTAGGCACGCCCCTCGGCGGCGTCTTCGCCATCGAGCAGGTCCTGGCGCCAGGTCACGAAGCGTGCGTAGGGGAACACCTCGGCGGCATCGAAGCTGTTCGCGTCCGCGAAGGCCGTGGCGATCTGGTCGAACAGGTGCTGCAGGCTGCCGCGGTCGCCGACCCAGGCATGGACGGACAGCGCCAAGGTGTGGCGCGTTTCGCCGGTGCGTGCGAGCCCGGCATGAACCATCTCGCCGCGTGCAATGTCCAGCGGCACGGCTTGCAGGTTCTCCAGCCATTCGGTCAACGCAAACCCGGGCGCATCACGCAGATCGGCGCTCGCCCAGGCCAGCGGCGCCATGCCGTCGGTGTACTGCTGGCGCAGGCCGCGGTAGCCCGGCACCGCGCGGATGGCGCTGCACAGGGCGCCGTGCGCACCCAGCACAAGCGCCACCACGTCGCGCAGACGCGCGAGGTCGGTTGCGCCCTCGATGTCGGCGCGCAGCAGCAGGCGCGGCGCATCGGCCGGCACCGCGCGTTGTTCGGGGCTCAGCGGAAAGGTCGTGTCGTCGAAGGGGTCGGTCATGGTCGTCATTTCGTTCAGGCGCCTTGTTCGTCGGCCAGGCGGGACTCGGTGCCGCGTGCGCCGTCGTCGAGCGCGGCGCGGTCGAACATCGCGCCCATCGCCACCACGATCTTTCGCGTGCCCTCGAAGGGGTCGCGCGCATGGGCGGCGAGCATGTTGTCGAGCATCACGACGTCGCCCTGGCGCCAGTCGAAGCGCACGGCGCAGGCCTCGTAGGCTTCGCCGACGATGGCCATGGTCTCGTCCGCGATGGGCGAGCCGTCGCCGTAGGTCACATGGCGCGGCAGGCGCTCGACGCCGCTCATGGCCAGCAGGTCTTCGCGCACCTGCGCTTCGAGGCAGGCGACGTGGTGCAGCTGCACCTGGTTGAAGAACACGCGCTCACCGGTCAGCGGATGGCGGATCACGGCGGGGCAGCGGGTGCGCGTCTGCAGCGTGTCGCCGTCGAACCAGCGCCATTCGATA
Encoded here:
- a CDS encoding non-ribosomal peptide synthetase; this translates as MTDPFDDTTFPLSPEQRAVPADAPRLLLRADIEGATDLARLRDVVALVLGAHGALCSAIRAVPGYRGLRQQYTDGMAPLAWASADLRDAPGFALTEWLENLQAVPLDIARGEMVHAGLARTGETRHTLALSVHAWVGDRGSLQHLFDQIATAFADANSFDAAEVFPYARFVTWRQDLLDGEDAAEGRAYWQRYLAQATTLTPPRLVGRQAAVAQQAARVQAEESIDAGFAGRIAACADTLGAQPDTLLQAVWWLLLARLDGTGRFAAGWQHDCRRDYPPMQGAVGVFDKVLPLIVETAPETRFADWFDNIDGTLAAHVEAQEYWTVDAPPIAAHLAVGFACHERPRRHGVDLQWQLAALPGPLSAFELALQVAWDIDGAALSVHADATRHSEGAAQRLLMQYLCLLDAVVERPDTALGALPLVGARERELLLQSQEAVADVGSQTVTQRIAHWAIETPEAPALEAGDQRLNYRELDQRIGRVAHWLQGQGVTPGAIVAVNLPRALDLPVAILAVWRAGAAYLPLDPDWPEARRAAVLADAQPVFTIDAALPDAVTLPEAQGASQIAAPSDLAYVLYTSGSTGTPKGVAVEQGQLQNYVAAASAAMQLDTCRRWALTSSVAADLGNTALVGAFYNGACLVVAAPHEAKDAEAFARFMRAHAIDALKIVPSHLEALLESAAPCLPRTLVLGGEAAPRALVERIARLAPQCAVYNHYGPTEATVGVMVHAVEPGAPVPEQLPLTRVLANNRVRVLDASRGLVPAGGLGEVYIGGAQLCRGYLNRTNADAFVADPFHAGERLYRTGDLAWVLPEGGLRLAGRADHQVKVHGYRVEPAEVEAALLARPGVRQAVVLAVPDAAGAATLAAFFVADSEAADGRALREELAALLPAHMVPASCTAVSAFARLPNGKIDRRALAASASAPAEGPQRTIAAPRDALEALLADGMATLLGSGPVGVEDDFFELGGHSLQVIKLVARIRKLLQVEVAAGVVFDHPTPAALAAVLREASADAVALEQMAQTHRQRDLADESVGEAA